One region of Sardina pilchardus chromosome 18, fSarPil1.1, whole genome shotgun sequence genomic DNA includes:
- the LOC134063451 gene encoding uncharacterized protein LOC134063451 — translation MAKRKSAKEREPTWAYSGLNAKPSKLNRIAKGAPANAELQERFKSSVQAFEEKRKPRWVVLQPAEPAGQAEVIMENTEAGEDPAKQPRDMASMKNTQLGENPQHGELDLQADEPATGPGSSSPVPSDWTLEHLLENLKSSADDDEGDQGWGLTHDQMYRDVTGQDRVAIMHSGPFSFVVPSTWAFDHVSGCEEQDSRPYAMVFY, via the exons ATGGCCAAGAGAAAGtcggcaaaagagagagaaccgaCCTGGGCCTATTCTGGGCTTAACGCCAAGCCGAGCAAGCTAAACCGTATTGCTAAAGGCGCACCTGCTAACGCAGAACTCCAGGAAAGATTTAAGTCTTCCGTGCAGGCTTTTGAAGAGAAGCGCAAGCCACGCTGGGTGGTTCTCCAGCCTGCTGAACCAGCGGGTCAGGCAGAGGTAATAATGGAGAACACTGAGGCTGGAGAGGACCCTGCTAAACAACCAAGGGATATGGCAAGCATGAAGAACACTCAGCTTGGAGAGAATCCTCAGCATGGTGAATTGGATCTTCAGGCTGATGAACCAGCAA CTGGCCCTGGCTCCAGTTCCCCTGTCCCATCTGACTGGACTCTTGAACACCTCCTGGAGAATCTTAAGTCATCAGCAGACGATGACGAGGGAGACCAAG GCTGGGGTCTGACACATGACCAGATGTATCGGGATGTGACTGGACAAGATAGAGTGGCCATCATGCACT CGGGCCCTTTCAGTTTCGTTGTCCCATCTACATGGGCCTTTGACcatgtgagtgggtgtgaggAGCAGGACAGTCGTCCATACGCCATGGTCTTCTACTGA